The Filimonas lacunae genomic sequence AATATGTAATGGCCCCCGGCCAGAAAGGTGGCGCACGCCCCGACTCTGTAAAATGGACCTGGAATGCAAAAACGCCACAAAACAACGGTGCATGGATTGGCAACGTAAATGGTGGACTGCAATACGCCCTGTATGACGAAAAATACACCCGCCCTGCTACGGGTAAATCTGCCACTCAAAAAAAGCTTAACATTCCTGCTTCCTGGAGCAATGAAGGCAAGGGCAGCACCTGGCTGGCATTAAAAGGGAAGTCTATTCTATCAGAAACCTATAATGGCCCGCGTAACCTGAAACAAGGCGATGTGCTATACTACAACTTCGCGCTACTGATTACACCTTATCATACACCGGAAAAACAACAGCAATCACGCCTGTATCAGCCTTACAACAAACCTGATATTATCAAAGCCGCATCCGGCAAATATTTGGAATACCCCGGCCGCAGCTTATACCAGCAACCATAGTTAGCATTTACCTTACCGGCAGGCTAAACACAAACCCTGCGCTACCCTGTAATTGATGACTCTTTGTAATGAAACTAACCCGGTACAGACTATTGCCCCAGGTTGGTTTCATTTTATCATCATCAATAGGCCTGGGCTCTATACTAGCTGTATAATTACCTGCATCATACTTTAGTAATAACTGCACTTTCCCCTTTGTATTAGTAAACGTTAGTTGCCCTGGTTCGGCTTCATTTACCTGGTCGCAGGTAAGAAAATGAATGCGGGTAGCTTCTTTATATTCACTGAGCAGGTAGTTGTCATTTACCTGCACCTGCTCTTTGGCAGCATCAAATACCAGGCTTCGCTTCCAGCTTTTCACCATGGCTTCGGGAGGATATGCCCCTGCTATATCCATATCCAGCCGTGTTTGCTGTGCCGTATGCTTGCAGCTCACTTCCGTGGCTTTAAACTTGCTGCCGTCCTGCTGCATCACGCCGTTAATGGTAGGGCAGTTATGCCATTGCGATTGCATGGTCCAGATAGAATAGCGGTCTTTACTGAATGTTTTACGGGTATAACCACCTACACCTGCATCCACTATCACCGGCCTGCCATTCACATACAATACAAAGTTGCCAATATCGTTATGGTTGTGGCTTTCGCCGTTATTGCCCCCTTTCGCAGCCATAAACAATCCCTCCGTACTTCCGCCCTTGCTTCTTACGCTCAGCACCTGCAGGTTGGGCAACCACGACACAGCAGGCAAGCCTTCTCCTGGTGTAGTGGTAGCAAGCTTATCATACATAGCAACCTGCTGTAAAAAATCAACCAGGCTGCCATTGCCCAATCGTTGTTTGTTTTGCCGGAACAGATAGGCAGCAAAATGCGTCATGGTATCATTGCCAAACATACTGCCATAATAGTATACACTTTCTGCACCGGGATAAGTAACAGGCTGAGCATCGGCAAAGTTTACAAAGTAGTTATCGGCAATATGCAGTTTATAAATATAATCGCCCATTCTTTGCAATAAAGGCTTGTTGGCAAAGTTACACTTACCGTTACTGGCGCTTTGCAGCAATGCCAGCAAACGTATGAGTTTACCACCTGCCACACTCCAGTAGCCGGGCCCTTCATCACAACCACCATCTTCGGGATATTGGTTAATAAAACAATCTGTGCTTTTGAGTATTTTAGGCACTATATCATCCAGCACCTGGCTTTGCTGCGTGCACAGCACCGTGTATAGCACATTGGTATTGATCCAGGCATTCCAGTTGTTCACCACCTGGCCTTGTAAGCCCATCCAAAAAAAATCGCTCCGTTGCAGGTAAGGCTGCATAATACGTGTATCCAGTTCGGCCGCTATACGCTTATTCATACCTGCCGAAGCCGCATCCAGCTGATCATACAGCATCCATTGGGTGGCAGCTACGGTAGCAGCAGTAATGGCGCTGTACAAATCAATTACCACCTCATGGGTATCCGGCAATCCTACCCCGGCCTTCTGCATGCCTATATGTGCAGGTGCTACCCAGGTTTTCTCTTCCATCAAAACCTGTAAACCCTTTACAATCTGCGGCATATATTTCCCATTATGCGTGAGCAGTTCGCCAATCACCAGGTTGCTAAGCACACTACGCCTGCTATTATATTTATCCTCAAAATGATTACGGTTGCCGGTTATTTTGTATTCCAGGTATAGCGAATCGGATAAGGTGGGCCAGTCGAATGCCATACCCGCATCGGCCTGCTTTAACAATGTTTTTTTCACCGAATCCGGCAAAACGGCTATTTTCTGTTCCAGCGTCTGCTTTTGTGTAGCGCGCCAGGCAGCGATGTTGGATATATAAGAGGTAACTGGTTTGCCCTGCAAGGCATTGGTTAGGTAGTTACGTTGCGGATAAGAAGGAGTAACTATTTGCCAGGCTGTGGCAGCTACTGCCGCTATCAGCAGCAGCATACATAAAGCACGCACATTCGTTTTCATCGTACAGGTAATTTACTCACTCATTACCCGCTCTCCCCTTACTTTTTTAACATAATCCGATGGTGCCATTCCTATTACCCGTTTAAATACCCGGTTAAAAGTAACCGCATTATTAAAACCGGTACTATATCCTAACGACGAAAGCCCTTCATATTCGCCTAGTGTAATCTTTTTACAAGCCTCGCTGATCCTTATTTCATTCAAAAAAGTAAGATATGTTTTGCGGGTGTGTTTTTTGAAGTACTTGCAAAAAGCGTGCGGGGTTAGACAGGCCACCTCTGCTATCTGTTGTATGGAAACGTCTTTATGATAGTTTTCCAGAGTGTATTTATACACGTCATCCATTCTAAAACCGCTGAATGTTTTGGCCGGACTGCTTATTCCTGTGCCCAAATCGCGGCAAAGCTGCACTTCGGCTGCTATATATTCCAGTAAATGCAATAAGGTGGTTAACCGGGTAAGCCCTTCCGATTTTTCTATAAACTGAATTTCACGGCCAATTTGTTTGCGATGTCCCTCGTTCAACTGCAAACCGCAGGAAGCTCTGCTTACCAGTTTTTCTACGGCGGTAAGTTCTGGTAATAATCCAAAGCAGGGGCGTAGCTTTTCCATATCAAAGAAAATATGCACCGCCTTCGATTTGGTTTTCTTCTGAATAAGCGAAGCATCTGTTTTAAACATATGCGGCTGGTTAGCGCCGATGATATACACTTGCCCTGCTTCAAAGGGTTGTGAATAATTACCCACAATCAACACCCCTTCGCCACTTTCAATAAGGGTAATCTGCATTTCCTTATGATGATGCAGCTGGTTATAAAAAAAGGGCAATTCATCTGCCTCCACCACAATTGAACTTTCCTTTTGCACAGATACCAGGTAAGGAATTGCTTTCATCACTTCGTTGTTTTTGGGTTCATCGCGTCAAACATAGCAGTTTCTATCAAAAGCAGTAAAATGCACAGCTAATTTAAACAAGTCGGCCATTTTCCCCCAATAACCCCTCCCCTATGGACAATTACGGTTAACAGAAGAACAATCCGCGAAACACCTTATCCACCGCAAAATTATCCAATGATGTGCATAGATTGTCATTTTACCGGTTGTGTATTTCCCACTGCTATTTTTACGGGCAAAACGCATTCATGCACGAGCAACTGACCCGTATATCGTTTTCCAATACCAAACAGGGTTTTATTCATAAAACCGACAAACAGCTGAAAAATGCCCACCAGTTGTTTAATATGATGAATTATCCTTTGCTGGTAAAAGCAGGCACTATCATTACCCCTTTATTACTGAAATGGAAGTTTCCCATCAATGGGCTGATTGAAAAAACCATTTTTGCCCAGTTTGTAGGCGGTAAAAGTTTGCCCGATACCGCACCGGTAATTAACAACCTGAAACAGCACAACGTAGCAGTAATACTGGACTATGGTGCAGAAGGCCGCGAAAATGAAGAAAGCTTTGAAGCCGCCACGAGTGAATTCTTACGTATTATCGAATATGCATCCGGCAACAACAGCATTCCTTTTATCAGTGTAAAACTAACCGCCATTGCCCGGTTTGCCCTGCTGGAAAAATGCAATTCCCTGGTAACCCCTGATAACTGTACCCTGAATACCAGCAGCCTTACCACAGCGGAAGCTGCCGAATGGCAAGCCGTGATGCAACGACTGCACCGCATTGCCCAACAGGCAGCCCTGCACCAAACCAGTGTGCTGATAGATGCAGAAGAATCATGGATACAGGATACCATTGACGCAGCCACTACCGAACTTATGCGCATGTACAACCTCGAAACAGCAGTGGTGTACAACACCATTCAACTCTATCGTAAAAGAGGATATACTTTTTTAAAACAATCGCACGAGCTGGCGCAGGCCGATGGCTATATACTGGCAGTAAAACTGGTACGCGGCGCTTATATGGAAAAAGAAAGGAAACGCGCTTCCGAACTCAACTATTCATCCCCCATACAGGATACAAAGGAAGATACCGATAAAGCTTTTAACCAGGCTGTGGCTTATTGTATAGACTTTCATCAGTCCATTCATACCATTGTGGCTTCTCATAACGAGCATAGCAACCTGATGGCAGTGCGTTTGATGGAGAACAAATCAACGAACAACGAATCTCTGCCGGTTCATTTTTCCCAGCTGTATGGCATGAGCGATAATATCACTTATAACCTGGCAAAGGGTGGTTTTAGCGTAAGCAAATACCTTCCTTACGGCGCCATTGCCGATGTAATACCCTACCTCATGCGCAGGGCGCAGGAGAACAGCTCCGTGGCAGGACAAACGGGCAGGGAACTGTCGTTAATTAAAAAAGAAATACAACGCAGGTCCTTAAGCAAAAAGGCAGGCATTGAATAAAACAAACGGGGCTGTACATGTTACAGCCCCGTTTGTTTACGCATTTACCCAGGCTTCCCTTTCAAAATAGGGACTTACCGACAAATGCTCTTCAATAGCGTCTATTAAACGTTGATTGCTTTCCGACATAATAATAGCCATATTCCAGATATCCTTAGAGTACAAAAACTCACCATAGTCTGTTTCTATGGTAAGCGCCATGTCATCTATTACCCGTATATCTTCAATGTGCTTTACCACGGGCTGAATATCTGCAATAGCTTCTAACAGGTCTTTAAAAAAGGAGTCATCACCTACCCCTTCAAAAAACTCTATCAGCAGTTTGTCCGATCCGTATTCCGGTCTGTAATAATATTTATACTTCTTACTCAAGGTTGCTGATTTTTTTCCGGTAAGCTAAACACACCTGTTATCCGAACCTCTGTATGTATAGCAATATATATCTTAATATTTATATTTCATATTTTCTCCCGTTATAGTTACAGTAATTTTTCGGCATCAAAATGCTCCTTGCACTATTCAGTCATTTATTGTATATTATAGATACAGGATGAATACTCCAACAGGCAAAAAATAAAAACGGCGCTGAATCAGCGCCGTTTTCGTTACAGATATCCAAAAGGTTATAATTACCTGATATTTATTTTATGTGCTTCCATAAAGTCTTCTGCATCTACTCTTACCACATAGAAAGCAGCCGGTAAATGTCCCACTGGTATTACAAAATTATTAATAGCGTCTACTATAGTTTCCTGGCGCGCCAACACACGCTGGCCCGATTCGGTAAACATCTGTATCGTTACTTTCTGTGTTCTTTCGCTGAATATCCTTACCTGCATGGTACTGCGGTTGCTGGACCATACCCGCACTTTGTCGCTGGCAGGCACAATGGTTAACTTACCATTTACAAAAGTAAAGTAGTAGTTAGCAGCTGTTGCGCCGGAAGGAACAATATCGTAATAACCGATAGGAGAAATAGGAATAGCAGCAGTAGCTATCTGAATAGGGCTGGTAAACACCGTAGAATCTTCGCCACGCACAAAACCCGTATAGGTGTACGTTAATTCCGGATTCTTCTGTCCCTGTTCTCTTTCTTTGTCATCTGCTGTAACCACAATCTCTTTTGGTGTAATGCTAAAGTAAGCCGGCGTGTAATTAATGATCTTATAATCATCATTCGCCAGCGATCCCATGGTAATTACATATTTCCCTACATTTTCGCCTTCTTCCCTTTGTAAAGCACCATTCAACGACTCTTTAGCTACCAGGCCGGTAATCTGGTAAGTTAACACAGAATCTTCCTCACCGTATACCTTGCTGGCAGAGTCGGCAATTACGCTTACATCTTTCTTCACAATAGTACCTATACTGGCAAAAGCAGAAGTAGCAGTAAGTTTATAGTTAGCCGAATCGCTACCTAATAACTGCAAGCCGTTTACGGTAACCTTTTTATTTTCACCCGCATGCTTGCTATCGTAAGAGCCATACACAGGGTTGTTCAACACTACATTGTCATTTCCTATCACCCCTGTCATACTGTAATTGCCAGTTGCAATAACAGCGGTATCGTTACCATCATAAGTTTTAGCAATCACCGGCGTTGACAATAATGTAACTGAAACCGGCTGCGTAGTAATATTACCCGTGGTAGTGGTGGTGGTAGTGAGTAAGGTATAGTTGTCTTTAGCCGTTCCATTCAGCACAAGGTTGGTGGCTGTAATGGTTTTACCATTGGCCACCTTGCTATCTGAATAAGTAGTTACACAGCTAACGCTTAAAGTGTCGGTAGATACCACATTATCCAGGTGATAGTTGGCAGCTGCTAATACAGCCGTATCATTGGTATTATACACTTTTGTAATCAGCGGGCTGGCACTTAAGGTAAAGTTCAGTTCCCGCTTGAGTATATCACCCGTAACAGTAGCAGAAGAATCCACCAGCAGGTAGTTGTCTTTTTTAGCACCGGTTACCTCTATATTGTCAGCGGTAATGGTTTTAGCCATACCTGCATTGACATCAGAATAATGTATCGTACGTTTTACTTCAATAGCGTCATCCAGGACAATGCCCGTAACCATATAGTTATCTTTAGATAAAATTACCGTGTCAGTACCATCATACACCTTGGAAATGGCGGGTTTGGCATTCAGACTAAAATGAATATCCCTTTTCTTCACGGTGAATTTACCAGCCTGGTAGCTTAACTCGTAATTGGTATTACCATCAGCATCCACAGCAATCTCATATTCTCCGGCATCAGAGTTTTTCACCACACTGGTGGTAACCACTACACCTGGCACTGTAGAATCGCCATTTACTAAACCTACATAGGTAACCGTTAATGCAGGATTATCGTCTCCATATATCTTGTCTTTATCATCTGCTATCAGCGTCAGTGGCTGGGCATTGATCATAAAGCCCTGCGAAAACACTACAGGCAAATAATATTCATTTCCCGCTTGACGGGCTGTTATCAAAGCACCACCTGTGCCCTGGATCATTACCACCGTATCATTTCTAATATCTATCGGACCACCCGCTACAGAAAAAGTCACCGGCAAGCCCGATGTAGCAGTGGCGCTCAATATCATAGAAGTATCGCCATACACCCTGTCCACCAGATTATTAAAAGTGATGGTCTGTGGCGCTTTATCTATCGTCAGTGTATATTTTTTGGTCACAAAGGCAGGCACCCCGTTAATTGCCGAAGCATCCGTCACCTTTACCACAAAATTATAAGTGCCCATATCATTAGCCGTACCGGTAATAATACCTGTGGTGCTTAAATTAAACCCTTTAGGCAAACTGCCCGAATACACTTCATAGGTAAATGGCTCTATACCATCTGTAGCAGTAAGTGTATCTGCAAATGCTATTTTATACACCGGATGTTTTAATGTATCGGGCGACACCATAATGAAAGGCCCGAATTCATAAGAAGGCATATCGATAGAATCATTCCTTACATAAAACTGCATATCGGCATACCCACCGTTAAAGCCCGCAAAGCTGGTACTGTTAGAGGTAGGATCAGGCAAAGTAGAAGCATCACAACCATTACAAAATACCATCCGGGGAATGCTCATATACTTGTTAACATTCTGCAGGTTGGCCTGGTAATACAATCCGCTGGGCACAAATAACTCTACCACATAATCCGCTCCTTTATTCAACCAACGATAATTAGATAGAGAAGTATAGTTAAACTGCTCCGCTGCACCACCTACACTGGTTTGTTCCAGGATATCTTCGGTATCCAGATCAAAAAGCGTTACCGTATTAGTAGAAGCCACAGGCATTTGTTTACCCAGCCCGGTTAACAACATATTCTGTTTGGGCCTGAACCAGATCCCTCGTTGCGAGTTATTAGCCGGACTACCCACCTGCTTCTCTGTAGTAGAATCGGTAGTATTAAAAGGCCCCAGGAAAGTGTTTAAAGTAGAAGCATTTACTGCCGCGTTGTTGCCATAGAACATATAAAATATCACCACATCATTAGCAGGCACCGAATCTATTTTCACCCACACTTTAGTACTGGCCGTATTAGCGCCACTTTCTATAAAATAAGGATAAAGGGTAACACCCTTTGCATCCTTACCAAAACGAAGATCTTTCAGGCTGGCGTCCATTTGGCCGGCATCTACCAGGCTTTTGGTATCTATCAGCAGCATCTGGTGAAAGTCGATGGTAGCCGTAGCCGTGGCGTTGGTAATACGTATAGCTGTTTTATACTTCCAGCCCGAAGGTTGCGCCCAGGCATTGTTGCCAACACCTAAGGCTGCTATCAATAATACCACAAACAGCCACCTGGGCAACGTTTGTTGTTTATGAAAAGAATAGAATTCCGTTGTCATATAGTTTTTTTAAAGGGGATTGTTATTTCGCTTCTTTGCTCATGTAAAAAAGCAGGCTAAAACGCAGCGTATTGGATAATGGGTTGCGCGTTACCCCGCTACCCGAAGGCACCAGGTAAGAGAAGTTTACACCAAACATGCTATAGTTAATACCTACGCCTGCGGTTAAATAGTTACGTTTACCCATGCTGCGGCTATCGGTATAATAGCCTAACCTTAGTGCATATAAGCGGTTATATACATATTCACTACCTATAGAGTAGGCCATAGCACTATTGCCAAATGATTTAAACAATCCGCTTAACGATCCTTCACTGCCATACTTGGCATAAGCAGCCGAATCAGACGCATCGGGCAGCTTAGGCACCATCAGCTTATTAATTTCGCCATGGAGGCTTATTTTATGCACCTCATTAAACACCCAGCTGTAACCCGCTCCTAAAGCCAGGTTGGCAGGCAAATAATTTTTCTGGGTAGCATCATTGGTGTACCCTATTTTACTGCCCAGGTTAGTAAGCGCTGCACCTGCATGCCAGCCCTCACCCGCTTCATCCACTTTATTATAATACACTCCCAAATCGGCAGCAAAAGCATTACCCGCTTTATACATACTTCCCGTAGTAGAAACTGTACCTGCCAGGTTGGAATAAATATACCGTAAGGCTGCCCCTACCGAAAGATTGGCAGTCAGCTTTCTCGAATATCCCAGGTCAAACCCCAGCTCACTCGATTTCTGATGCCCCAGATCATTACCATCTGCATCAGAAATTTCTATATTACCCAGGCTAAAGTAACGTAGCGAAGCAGAAAAAGCCTGCTCTTCTCCGGGTTTGTAATACCCGGCCACAGATGCTAAATACACATCTTTTAAACCCAGGTCTTTTAACCAGGGAGTATAAGTAGCGCTTACACCACTTAAATCGTGCACAAACGCATATTTCGCAACATTATAAAATTGAGAATTGGCATTGGGTGAAGTGGATACACCGGTTTCGCCCATGCCACCGGCACGTGCATCCGGCGATATACGTAAAAATGGCACAGCAGTACTTACTATGTCAATTTTCTCCGTTGCCTGGCCATAGCTGCTTACCATACCGCATAAGCAGATTGCTGCCAGGTAGCCTCTTTTCAAGATTGTTTTCATTGATCTCAGTTATTAATTAAAGGGGATATATCAGATATTGGTTCTTCGGTTCGTTGTTGCACAAACCCACAGGTAGCTATAGAGGTTAACAATAAAATAGCATATTGTGTAGTCATATAGTTTAGGGCGGGTTGTAAAAGTAATTCGGTTTAGGTTTTACAAATATATTGTTAAGTGTGCTGTTTCATCCAATCCTCATAAGTCATTTCAAACTTAATTTCACGCGAGCCGTGCATCCCCACCTCTGTCCAACCGGCTTTCCGGTAAAAAACAGCAGCACGTGTACCCGGTGCCGTACCCAGCCACACCGTTGTTTGGGTTTGTGAAAAATACCATTCCAGCATCAGGGAATGCAGATGCCTTCCAACACCCTTTCCTTCAAATTCGGGTCGTATAAACAAAGCCCAGATATTATTGTCCTGTAAATCGGCAATAGCAAAACCCACCAGTAAACCATCTACTTCGCAAACCCAGCCACGGCCGCGTTGGTTTATAAATATTTCACAATCGTTATCAGTTACCAAACCGGGGTCTGATAAAGTGTTTTCTTTCACGGTATGTCGCACAACCTGGATTTGTGGTATATCCGCAGTTGTAGCTTGTCTGAATTTCATGTTTCCGTTAATTTTACTTACGGCATTGAAAAATGAAAATAATACATTTTAATCTATGAACGCCCCCCTTTAATATCCCCCCTCCGGGTAATAGTAATTTTATTTTGACGGCCCTGCAATTATCTCTACATTAGCTACCTACCCCTATAGTTATGAAAAAGAACTGTACCCTTGTATCACTGTTGAATATTGTACTGTTAGCAGGTCTTATATACTGGCCTGCAAGTAATGCTTTTGCCCAGTATAACTTTAGCAAAGTAGATAACTGGTTAACCACCAATTCCCCTCAGTTAGGGGGACGCACTATTCTGATGGTGTATAAAGATGGAAAGATTGTATATAATCAATCGGTCAACAGTATGAACTTCCGGCAAAAAGCCGTTAATAAGATCATAGCCAGGCGGCAGGGGCAGGAAGCCAACCTGGACGATTACACCACCACCAGCCGCCAGGCCATAGCCAGCTGCAGCAAATGGCTGAGCGCTGCATTGGTAATGACTTTTGTAGATGAAGGCAAACTACAGCTCAACGATACAGTAGGAAAGTTTTTGCCCGTGCTATCGCAACATGGCAAAGGCAATATCACTATCAGTCATTGCCTGTCGCACCTTACCGCCATACATGCACCGGACCTAAAAGAAAGCCTGCAGGAAATGCGCCAGGTGAACAGCATGGACGAAGCCATTGAAAACATTGCCGTCCTGCCTATGGAAGGCCAGCCCGGTAAAGTATTCCGCTATAGCAACACCGGTCTGCAAATAGCCGGTGCTGTGCTGGAAAAAATAACCGGCAAAAGCTTTGAAACACTTTTTGCCGAACGCATTGCACGGCCGCTGAATATGCAAAACACCGATTTTGGTAAAGGCAAAGTAGCCTTACCCGCCGGTGGCGCATTCAGCACGCCTAATGATTACATGAACTTCCTGGTAATGATACTGAACAAAGGCCTGTTCAATGGCAAAAGAATTTTGAGTGAAAGCAGCATAGCCGCCATGCAGGTAAACCGCGTTACCAAAGAAGTAACAGTAGCGTACGCCCCTGCCGAAGCCGGGCAGTTTGGCTATGGCTTTGGCGAGTGGGTAATGGGCAACCGCACCAGCACCACCGGCAACGAATCTATTACCAGCCCTGGTTTGTTTGGCAGCTTTCCCTGGATCAGCAACACACATCATTACTGCGCTTTTCTCATGGCATTTTATATAAAAAGCGAAGGCAGGCAAGAGCGGTATATAACCCTGAATAAATTGGTAAATGAAGCGTTACAGTAACCTGCCTTCCCGCCCGTTGATCATTACACTGGAAATGGAAGAAGAACAACAACACCGGTTCAACCTCCTGCGCACACAATTTTTCCCATCACATGCCAATTACCTCGATGCACATATCACCCTGTTTTACAAACTACCTTCCCACCAACCAGGCATTCAGGCTGCATTGGAACAGTTTGCCCAACGCCCGCCCCTGGTATTGGACGTAGTGCAAATAAAACAAGCCGGTAACTGGGTAGCCTATCACCTGCAATCACCTGCATTACAAGCACTGCACCTGCAAATGCAGGAAGCCTTTGCGCCCTGGCTTTGTAAACAGGACAGCAAGCCATTACATCCACACATTACCATTCTGAATAAAACAACAGAGTATAAAGCAAAACAGGTGCATCAGCACCTGCAACAAAATTTTGAACCGTTTTCCATCCCCACCACAGGCTTTAAAACATGGCTGTATATGAAAGGCCCCTGGAAGGCACAGCACGTTTATGCCTTCCGGTCATAAGCCAGCAACCCGGAATGTAATTAGCTTACTCGTTTTCCTTTCAGCAATTTATCTACAGCATCTTCAAAAGAACCGGCACGGGTTACTTCACCAGAATTTACAAAATAAATTTCATCCGCATTTTCAATGGTATTTAACCGGTGCGCAATAATAATACGTGTGGTGGTTGCCGGCAACTTGTTTAAAATATCCTCCAGCAATTGCTCTGTCACTGTATCTATATTAGCAGTGGCTTCGTCCAGTATCAACACATCCGGATTACGCAACACCGCGCGCATAAAAGCAATCAGTTGCTTTTGTCCTAAGCTGATGCTATCGCCACCGGAAGTAACTTTTGTCTCCAATCCGTTTTCAAAAATAGTAAGCAAACTTTGCAGGTTGGCATTTTTAATCACCTCTTCCAAAGCTTCGTTTCTATAGGCTGCATACTGTTCGTTACCATACAGGATATTCTCTTTCACGGTACCGGTAAACAAAAATGGCTCCTGTAAAATAAAGCCTACTTTTTTAGTCCTTTCTGTTGCCGTATAGCTGCGTATATCTTTGCCATCCAGCAAAACAGTACCACTTACCGGGTCGTATAAACGCGCAATTAGCGACGCGGTAGTAGTTTTACCTCCCCCTGTCGGGCCCACAAAAGCATAAGTTTTCCCCCTTTGCAATTGCAGGGATATATTATGCAAAATTTCCTTACCAGGCAGGTAACCAAAATGCACGTTCTTTAATTCAATTAAAGGCCCGGCAGCCGACACTTCTTCTGCCGTTTCCATCACCGGCAAGTTAGTATCCAGCGATAAAATAACCGATACCCTGTCCCAGCCGGCCATGGCTACCTGAAAGCTGGTCCACAAAGCAGCCAGCTGCCGCAAAGGATTGTAGAAGTTAGTGGCATAGGCAAGATAACTCACCAGCAGCCCTACCGAAAACTCCTGGTGTGCTATCAGGTAAATACCATACAACAACACTGTAAGCTGCGCCATACTGGACAGCATACTGTATACCGGCACAAAAATATTATTGGCCAAACCTGCGCCTTTAGCAGTAGTATAATTTTGCTGGTTCGCCGTTTGAAACCGCTGCCTGAAATAGTCGCGGCGGTTAAAAGCGATGATCACTTTAAAATTGCCCAGGCTTTCCTGTATCTCTGCGCTCATGCCTCCTACGCTGGACATGTTCACCGCATTTTTCTTCTTTACCCAGGGCGATACAATTCTCGTAAACAACACAATCAACACCGCGGGCACTAATGCCGCCACCCCCAGC encodes the following:
- the porV gene encoding type IX secretion system outer membrane channel protein PorV; this encodes MKTILKRGYLAAICLCGMVSSYGQATEKIDIVSTAVPFLRISPDARAGGMGETGVSTSPNANSQFYNVAKYAFVHDLSGVSATYTPWLKDLGLKDVYLASVAGYYKPGEEQAFSASLRYFSLGNIEISDADGNDLGHQKSSELGFDLGYSRKLTANLSVGAALRYIYSNLAGTVSTTGSMYKAGNAFAADLGVYYNKVDEAGEGWHAGAALTNLGSKIGYTNDATQKNYLPANLALGAGYSWVFNEVHKISLHGEINKLMVPKLPDASDSAAYAKYGSEGSLSGLFKSFGNSAMAYSIGSEYVYNRLYALRLGYYTDSRSMGKRNYLTAGVGINYSMFGVNFSYLVPSGSGVTRNPLSNTLRFSLLFYMSKEAK
- a CDS encoding GNAT family N-acetyltransferase, translating into MKFRQATTADIPQIQVVRHTVKENTLSDPGLVTDNDCEIFINQRGRGWVCEVDGLLVGFAIADLQDNNIWALFIRPEFEGKGVGRHLHSLMLEWYFSQTQTTVWLGTAPGTRAAVFYRKAGWTEVGMHGSREIKFEMTYEDWMKQHT
- a CDS encoding serine hydrolase domain-containing protein; protein product: MKKNCTLVSLLNIVLLAGLIYWPASNAFAQYNFSKVDNWLTTNSPQLGGRTILMVYKDGKIVYNQSVNSMNFRQKAVNKIIARRQGQEANLDDYTTTSRQAIASCSKWLSAALVMTFVDEGKLQLNDTVGKFLPVLSQHGKGNITISHCLSHLTAIHAPDLKESLQEMRQVNSMDEAIENIAVLPMEGQPGKVFRYSNTGLQIAGAVLEKITGKSFETLFAERIARPLNMQNTDFGKGKVALPAGGAFSTPNDYMNFLVMILNKGLFNGKRILSESSIAAMQVNRVTKEVTVAYAPAEAGQFGYGFGEWVMGNRTSTTGNESITSPGLFGSFPWISNTHHYCAFLMAFYIKSEGRQERYITLNKLVNEALQ
- a CDS encoding 2'-5' RNA ligase family protein: MKRYSNLPSRPLIITLEMEEEQQHRFNLLRTQFFPSHANYLDAHITLFYKLPSHQPGIQAALEQFAQRPPLVLDVVQIKQAGNWVAYHLQSPALQALHLQMQEAFAPWLCKQDSKPLHPHITILNKTTEYKAKQVHQHLQQNFEPFSIPTTGFKTWLYMKGPWKAQHVYAFRS
- a CDS encoding ABC transporter ATP-binding protein; this translates as MNYNLNQLGQQRPKTSTLAALKSLLQLISHERRNLLIALVAILLNSTLNLLGPYLIGHTIDTYVVHKQYHGVLVFAGILLSMYLVALFTSYFQTKLMGGVGQRMLFTLRNEVFQKLQVLPVGFFNANKAGDLISRVNNDTDKINSFFSQSLMQFIGSIATMTGAGIFLLVINIRLGVAALVPAVLIVLFTRIVSPWVKKKNAVNMSSVGGMSAEIQESLGNFKVIIAFNRRDYFRQRFQTANQQNYTTAKGAGLANNIFVPVYSMLSSMAQLTVLLYGIYLIAHQEFSVGLLVSYLAYATNFYNPLRQLAALWTSFQVAMAGWDRVSVILSLDTNLPVMETAEEVSAAGPLIELKNVHFGYLPGKEILHNISLQLQRGKTYAFVGPTGGGKTTTASLIARLYDPVSGTVLLDGKDIRSYTATERTKKVGFILQEPFLFTGTVKENILYGNEQYAAYRNEALEEVIKNANLQSLLTIFENGLETKVTSGGDSISLGQKQLIAFMRAVLRNPDVLILDEATANIDTVTEQLLEDILNKLPATTTRIIIAHRLNTIENADEIYFVNSGEVTRAGSFEDAVDKLLKGKRVS